Proteins from one Porites lutea chromosome 3, jaPorLute2.1, whole genome shotgun sequence genomic window:
- the LOC140930687 gene encoding uncharacterized protein: protein MIRLEEIRINPDAPDFAKPHPKQESIWHRQYEDGYEKANLYDYPVAGSEVDVWKEGMYEARRLARSVRMAPDNDAGGSEGDSSDDDDDHDNDSGVGDNSWFYRPFQYPGNRFGDLQEGTQSSVRSSGDEEDVTAGGQCFSDDLRGIEGQDAGMTPLLDAAEMLDSGADGQSKTRNEPRVTIPSRGTEIYKATLVSLLNQDPQLSHERLERVRQRQQYQRTEGHASTSSGNSVCLFNDYAVLDRKKNAFILGNLVRMVLNGNHGRVDYKRPVN, encoded by the exons ATGATTCGATTAGAGGAAATCAGAATTAACCCTGATGCTCCCGACTTTGCTAAGCCTCATCCAAAGCAAGAAAGTATCTGGCACCGACAGTATGAAGACGGTTATGAGAAGGCAAACTTGTATGATTATCCTGTGGCGGGTTCTGAAGTGGATGTGTGGAAGGAAGGAATGTATGAGGCGAGAAGATTGGCAAGATCAGTTAGAATGGCTCCAGACAACGATGCAGGTGGCTCCGAAGGAGACAGcagtgatgacgatgatgatcaCGATAACGATAGTGGTGTTGGAGATAACAGTTGGTTTTATCGCCCCTTTCAATATCCAGGGAATAGGTTCGGTGATCTGCAAGAGGGCACCCAATCATCAGTTAGATCATCTGGTGACGAGGAAGATGTAACTGCTGGAGGGCAATGTTTTTCAG ATGACTTAAGGGGTATTGAGGGACAAGATGCTGGTATGACACCACTACTTGACGCTGCGGAGATGTTAGATTCTGGTGCTGATGGACAAAGCAAGACAAGGAATGAACCCAGAGTCACAATCCCCTCCCGTGGAACTGAAATCTACAAGGCAACTTTAGTTTCACTGCTGAACCAAGATCCACAGTTGTCACACGAAAG ACTGGAAAGAGTGCGTCAACGCCAGCAATACCAAAGAACGGAAGGTCATGCATCAACGTCTAGTGGCAATTCAGTCTGCCTTTTCAACGACTATGCTGTACTTGATCGCAAGAAAAATGCATTTATCCTGGGTAATCTGGTTCGCATGGTTTTGAATGGTAATCACGGTCGTGTTGATTACAAGAGACCAGTTAATTAG
- the LOC140930682 gene encoding uncharacterized protein yields the protein MNKRGKDVNWSKLANASPKPKRLQLEEDDCDGLFHCPVQICNHDGFTTQRGCRKHVKNKHSWYYYFDEKPNSAQMESFHNQSEKIEANDRTIPRTTRAIASFDLKNNIAKSFFSWLTGSGGGCKSDRQAQQIVSRCLKFLKFCCEDKEELTFGIVDFSLCSLNLLFKFVDTMQDKWKLGHAGRIGYLDAIAELADFRKVNGASETVWRGLSTAEMYLQRVRKTVPKMMRLQWTSELDIDALEAKGHWATMEELLEVVGRYLPRYESLLKTCRDKPDTVSPLELSFATKFLAVYLFIKVKGSRPMTFQYLTVEMVDKAKTNGGFIDQKQFKTAGKYGFDSLFLTDTSMQVLESYINHIRPLLKPNCDYVLVTRNGRQHKLGEAMSKLVFDATGKYVHPTRYRQIVETASSRTLSSSAQDAISEDQKHSSIVARVHYQKRRSREVTSKAHAFLKKATGREGIRARDGRTL from the coding sequence ATGAACAAACGAGGCAAGGATGTCAACTGGTCAAAGTTAGCAAATGCATCGCCTAAACCAAAGAGACTTCAGTTAGAAGAGGATGACTGTGATGGTCTTTTTCACTGCCCGGTGCAGATTTGTAACCACGATGGATTCACTACGCAAAGAGGCTGTAGAAAACACGTAAAGAACAAACACAGTTGGTACTATTACTTTGACGAGAAGCCAAACAGTGCTCAAATGGAATCGTTTCACAATCAATCCGAGAAAATTGAAGCCAACGATCGGACGATTCCACGTACAACGAGAGCAATTGCCTCATTTGACTTGAAAAACAACATTGCTAAGAGTTTTTTCTCATGGCTAACTGGCAGCGGCGGGGGTTGTAAAAGCGATCGACAAGCACAGCAAATTGTCAGCAGGTGTTTAAAGTTCCTCAAATTCTGTTGCGAAGACAAAGAGGAACTCACATTTGGCATTGTTGATTTCAGCCTATGTTCACTGAATCTCCTATTTAAATTCGTTGATACGATGCAGGATAAATGGAAACTCGGACACGCGGGACGCATAGGTTACTTGGACGCCATTGCAGAATTAGCGGATTTCAGAAAAGTAAATGGCGCATCAGAAACAGTATGGAGAGGCCTTTCCACAGCAGAAATGTACTTACAAAGGGTGCGAAAAACCGTGCCAAAGATGATGAGGTTACAATGGACCAGCGAACTCGATATTGACGCTTTAGAAGCCAAGGGGCACTGGGCCACCATGGAAGAGCTTTTAGAGGTGGTGGGGCGTTACTTGCCGCGCTACGAGAGCTTGCTTAAAACATGCAGGGATAAACCAGATACTGTTTCGCCATTGGAGTTATCGTTCGCTACCAAATTTCTGGCAGTCTATTTGTTTATCAAGGTTAAAGGCTCACGACCGATGACATTCCAATATCTAACCGTAGAAATGGTCGACAAAGCTAAGACGAACGGCGGATTCATAGACCAAAAACAATTCAAGACAGCTGGAAAGTATGGTTTTGATTCCCTTTTCCTGACAGACACCAGTATGCAAGTCCTAGAAAGCTACATCAACCACATTCGCCCACTTCTCAAGCCTAATTGTGATTATGTTTTAGTCACGAGAAATGGTCGACAACATAAGCTAGGAGAAGCAATGAGTAAATTGGTGTTCGATGCAACAGGCAAGTATGTTCACCCAACTCGCTACCGCCAAATAGTGGAGACGGCAAGCTCTAGAACTCTTAGCAGCAGCGCGCAAGATGCGATCTCCGAGGACCAGAAACACAGCTCTATTGTGGCAAGAGTTCACTATCAAAAACGGCGATCTCGTGAAGTCACCAGCAAAGCACatgcatttttgaaaaaggctaCAGGGCGAGAGGGGATCAGAGCTAGAGATGGACGTACGCTCTAG